In Limnohabitans sp. TEGF004, the genomic window GCACGCCCACCAATATCGTCAACCCCGGCGCACTGCAAGTACGCCGGTAAATTGGCTTAGCTGTTTTTCTTGGCCATGCGTTCAGCCATCAAAGCCATGCAGGCTTTGCGGTCGACGTTGACTTTTTGTACCGAAGCGCGCTCGGCCATTTGCTGGCTGTAGGCTTTCACGGGCAAGTGGGCCAGCAGATCTTCGCCGTACACAGCCTTCGAGGCCATGGAAGCCAGAGGCAAATTCACAATGGCGGAGCAATCGGCCAGTGTGAAGGTGTCGCCCGCCACATAGGGCGAAAACTTCAACAGCTTAGCCAAGCCTTCCACGCCTTTGGCGAGCTGTTTGCGTACCCTCGCCTGCGTCGCTTCATCCACCTTCCCACCAAAGAAAGCCTGTGGGTACAGCTCACGCGCCACCAATTCGACATGCAGCTCTAGGTAGGTGATGATTTCGCGCACCTTGGCCGCCTCAAATGCATCGGTGGGCATCAGTGGGTGATGTGGGTAGGCTTGTTCAATGTATTCAGCGCACACCGCTGATTCGCTGATGCAGCCCTGTGGGGTTTCTAAAAACGGTACTTTGCCCATGGGCGAGCGCAAGAAGGTGGCTGGCTCAACGGGGTTGACCCACACCAAGTCCTCTTCAAACGGCACAGCTTTTTCAAGCAGCTGGATTTTGAGCTTGTTGTAGTAGTTGCTGACAGCGAAGCCGCAGAGTTTGAGGGTCATGAAGGCACTCCTAGAGGTTGAAAGTCAAATTGATTCTGGCATAGCCGCTACCAGCGCAGGCTTGAAGGGGCATAGGCCAAGTCACCTAAGCGCAACTCAAAAAGCCAGGCATGCTCGGCCATAATCTTTGCTATGAATTCCATCTACAAAACCATAGGCTTTTTGGGAGGCGCCACAGAAGCGCTGCAAATCGCATCTGAAGGCGTGGCCGACTTTGCCACCATTGACCGCATCTTGCGCGACCAAGCAGGTTTCAAGCTTGGCCCTTTCCAACTCCTCGATATCGCAGGTATTGATGCGGCACACGAGGCCATCAGTTCTGTTTACCAACAGTACTTGAGCGAGCCACGTTTCCGCCCCAGCAACCTAGCCGTGCAACGCATCAGCTCAGGCAAACTGGGCCAAAAAACAGGCGAAGGTTTTTACACCTACGTGAACGGCGAAGCACAGATGCCAGCCGAAGTAGCCACACCTACCGTGTCAGAGATGCCACCAGTGTGGGTATCCACCCGCGCCATGCGTCGCCCCGAACTGCTGCAGTTGCTCAAAGACTTGGGCGCCAAGATTGAAACGGGTGCATCGCCTTCCGCGCAAGCGCTGTCTATCGTCGCCCCTTTGGGTTTTGATGTGACCACCGTGGCCATCGTGGAACGCTTAGACCCCGCTCGCACGGTCGGCATCGACATGTTGATTGACGACAAGCTCACCCACCGCCGTGTGCTGGCCACCAGCCCTGCGACACGCGCTGACATGCGCGACGCTGCACACGCACTGTTTGCGCGCGATGGCAAAGCCGTGACCGTGATTCGCGACAGCGGCGGTTTTGTGACGCAACGCGTGGTGGCTAACCTCATCAACATTGCGTGTGACATGTGCCAGCAAGGCTTGTGCACACCCGAAGAACTCGAAGCCACAGGCGCAGCAGATTTGAGCCACAGCATGGGCCCGTTGACCATGGGCAACAAATACGGCCCCACCGAAATTTTGGAAGTGCTGTTCAACGTACAAACTGTTTACGGCGACACGCGTTACCGCCCCAGCCCATGGCTGCGCCGACGTGGCGCATTGGGCTTGAGCTTGATGCACACCGAAAGCTAACCCACCTTCAACCCTCACTCGAAACCCGCAGACACAGTGGGTCTCCGGAGTGACAAACTTTCACTTTCAGGTCACACAAAAGACAGGCTATGGACGATCCTATTCTTAACATCGAAGAACGCGAGGCCATCAACGCAGGACGTTGGTTCTCATCTCTTTCACCTTCACTCAGGCACGACATTCTTCGATGCGCATACGTCAAACGATGCAAAGACGGCGACTTGATCGCAGCCCGTGGCGACTCAGCCGACGAGTGGATGGCGTGTGCTCGCGGCGCGGTGCGCGTGAGCTCGACTTCGTTGTCGGGGAAGCAGATCACCTTCACGTATGTGGAACCTGGGATTTGGTTTGGCGACGTGGCGATTCTGGATGGGGACCGTCGCACACACGATGTGTATGCACACGGCGATACCTCCATCTTGTGCGTGGCCAAAGCGGACTTTCAAAAGATTCTCAGCCAGCACGTGGAGTTTTACGACGCCATGCTGCGCTTGCAAGCACGTCGGATTCGCCAGCTGTTCGGTTTGGTAGAAGACCTCAACACACTGCCGCTGCGCTCACGCTTAGCCAAACAACTTTTGCACTTGGCACGCAGTTACGGTGTACAGAGCTTGACCAACGCTCAAGAGATTCGCATTGGTTTGCATCTGGCGCAAGAAGAACTCGCACAGCTCTTGGGCGCATCACGTCAACGCGTGAACCAAGAACTCAAAGCCATGGAACGCGAGGAAGCTATTCGCATCGAGCCGGGTGGCTTGGTGATTCGCAACCGCGACGCTTTGCTACAGATCAGCGAAGCCGACCACTGACTGGAGACCACGCATGAGCCGGGACGACGCACATACTTCCCAGCCCATGTCAGCGGCGCACCGCATAGACACCGCAGCACTGGCAGCGTGGCTGAGCGCCAATCTGCCGGGCTTTGAAGGCCCCATCTCGCTAGAGATGTTCAAGGGCGGGCAATCCAACCCCACTTACCAACTCATCACCCCAGCCAAGAGCTATGTGATGCGCACCAAGCCTGGCCCCGTGGCCAAGTTGTTGCCTTCGGCCCACGCGATTGAACGCGAGTTCAAAGTGATGCAAGGCTTGCACGGCACCGATGTGCCCGTGCCGCAAATGCATGTACTGTGCGAAGACGAGTCCATCATCGGTCGTGCCTTTTATGTGATGGAGTTTGTACCAGGGCGTGTGCTGTGGGACCAAACCTTACCGGGCATGGCGAACGCAGAACGTGGTGCGATTTACGATGAAATGAACCGCGTCATCGCAGCCCTGCACACGGTCAAGTTTGCAGAGCGTGGACTTGAAAACTATGGCCGCCCCGGCAATTACTTTGAACGCCAGATTGGTCGATGGAGCAAGCAATACGTGGCCTCTGTCACCCAGCCCATCGACGAGATGGACAAGCTCATGGCATGGCTGCCTGCCAACATGCCCGCGAGCGCCAAAGACGACAGCAAAGTCAGCATCGTGCACGGCGACTATCGGCTGGATAACTTGATGTTCCATCCCACCGAGCCACGCGTATTGGCAGTGCTAGATTGGGAGCTGTCCACACTGGGCCATCCGCTGGCCGACTTCAGCTACTTGTGCATGGGCTGGCATATTTCACCCGGCACCTTCAGAGGCATTGGCGGTGTGGACATCGCAGCGCTCGGCATTCCCAGCGAAAGCGAAAACATCCACCGCTATTGCGACCGCACAGGCCTCGCCACACCAGCAGACTTGAAAGCCGACTGGAATTTTTACCTCGCCTACAACATGTTCCGCATCGCGGCCATCTTGCAAGGCATCGCCAAACGCGTGGAAGCTGGCACAGCGTCTAGCGACCAAGCCAAAGCCAACGGAGCAGGTGCGCGCCCGATGGCCCAGTTGGCATGGCGATTTGCACAACAAGCCTAAAAGAAAAACGAAACAAGGAACACACCATGAACTTCGATTACAGCGACAAAGTCAAAGGCCTACAAGTACGCTTGCTCGCCTTCATGGACGAATACGTTTACCCCAACGAGCAACGTTTCTTTGAAGAAATTGCCGCCAACCGCGCCAAAGGCAATGCCTGGATTCCCACCGAGTTGGTGGAAGAACTCAAGCCCAAAGCACGCGCCGCAGATCTTTGGAATTTATTCATCCCGCACAGCCCACGCGTGCCCGAGGGTTTGAGCAATTTGGAATACGCGCCCCTGTGCGAAATTATGGGCCGCGTACCCTTTGCTGCCGAGGTGTTTAACTCGTCCGCCCCCGACACGGGCAACATGGAAACCTTCGAGCGCTATGCCAGCGAAGCGCTGAAAGTGCAGTGGCTGGAGCCTTTGCTGCGTGGCGATATTCGCTCAGCGTTTTTGATGACCGAGCCTGCCGTGGCTTCGTCAGACGCCACCAACATCCAATGCAGCATTGTTCGCGAGGGCAATGAATACGTCATCAACGGCACCAAGTGGTGGAGCTCTGGCGCAGGTGACCCACGCTGTGCGGTGTACATCGTGATGGGTAAAACAGACCCCACAGCACCCAAGCACGCGCAACAAAGCATGGTGGTGGTGCCTGCCAACACACCTGGCGTGAAAGTGGTGCGTCCCTTGAGCGTGTTTGGCTACGACGATGCGCCGCATGGCCACATGGAAGTCACCCTCACCAACGTGCGTGTGCCAGTTGAAAACCTGTTGCTCGGCGAAGGCCGAGGGTTCGAGATTGCCCAAGGCCGCTTAGGCCCAGGACGCATTCACCATTGCATGCGCTCCATTGGCGCCGCAGAGCGCGCTTTGGAGTTGATGTGCAAGCGCCTCAACAGCCGTGTTGCATTTGGCAAACCTCTGTCCACCCAAGGCGTGTGGCATGAGCGCATTGCCAACGCACGCATCATGATTGAGCAAGCGCGCTTGCTGACCCTCAAAGCTGCTTACATGATGGACACCGTGGGCAACAAAGAAGCACGCGCAGAAATCGCCATGATCAAGGTGATTGCACCCAACATGGCCAGTCAAGTGATTGACTGGGCCATTCAGGCCCACGGCGCAGCGGGTATCTCGGACGACTTTCCACTGGCCTACGCCTACTGCACGCAACGCTGGTTGCGTTTGGCCGATGGCCCCGATGAGGTACATCGCCAATCCATCGCTAAACTCGAACTCGCGCGGCACATCAACAGTGCGCAACAAGACATTGACATGCCCATCACCCGCGGCAGCTAAGGAACACAGATGATCGACGTTTACTCATGGCCTACGCCCAACGGACACAAAGTACACATCATGCTCGAAGAGTGTGGTTTGCGATTGGGACGCGACTGGCTGGCCCACCCCGTCAACATCGGTCAAGGAGATCAATTCACACCTGAGTTTTTGAAGATCAGCCCCAACAACAAAATCCCTGCGCTCGTCGATCCACACGGGCCCGACGGCAAGCCGATCAGCCTGTTTGAATCGGGCGCCATTTTGTTGTACCTCGCCTCTAAAACGGGCAAGCTGCTGCCCAAGAGCGACCGCGCCAAGTTTGAAGTGCTGCAATGGCTGATGTTTCAAATGGGCGGCGTGGGCCCCATGCTGGGCCAAGCGCACCACTTTCGCATCTACGCCCCTGAGAAAATTGACTACGCTTACAACCGTTACACCAACGAAGCCAAGCGCTTGTACGGTGTGATGGACAACCGTTTGCAGCACAGCAAATTCATTGGTGGCAACAGCTACAGCATTGCCGACATTGCCATCTTCCCGTGGCTACGCAGCTGGCAAAACCAAGGCATTGATTGGGCCGACTACCCTCACCTCAAAGCTTGGTTTGATTTGATTGCAGCTCGACCTGCGGTCCAGCGTGGTGTGCAAGTATTGGCGGATTTGCGTAAGCCACTGACGAATGACAAGGCTAAAGATATTTTGTTTGGGTCAACACAGTTCGCCAAACGCTGACGGTCACGGGCTATGGCAGCTTGATTTTCAAAATTTGTTTTTCATTGACCGCATTTGTGCAAGTGCCATTGCTCACATAAAGATATTTATCGTAAATCGCAAGTCCCGATGGGCCGCAAAATCCAACGCCCGTCGTTTGCCAAACACCGATCGACGAACTCGCAAAAACCTCTTTGGTTCCATCGCTAATTTTGACTCGGCTGATATAGCCATTGTCGCCATTTAAATCACCCGCGTTGGCGATATAAGCATAATCGCCATTAATCGCCATGCCATTTGGAAAGTCAAATGTCCCCCATGGAAGCACCGTAAATCCGTGATTGGCATCACCTGTATTGGCAGGATTAAAGCTGAGGATGGAAGCCGCTGCTCCAGATAGTGAAACATAGATCAATCCGTTATTTGCAACCAATGCAGAGGGAAAACCACCTGGAACAGGAACCGAAACAGGAGTACCTTGACTGGTGTTCTGATAGATCAAAATAGAACCTGCAACCTTAGCAACATACCAATCCTGAGCAGTTGTAAAAGCAATACCGTACAAATTAGCCCCCGTATTGGGTATCGAAATGGGTTGCCCATTTAAAAATACACCTTGATTGCCAGCGCTACCACCCGTGTAATAAACATCATTAGAGCCTGGCTTCACAGCGACTCCAAACGGATTCGTCACCGCGTAGTTTGATACCACGCTACCAGAAGCCGTGTTGAATGTCACAACAGAAGCACTATCGGCCACCGTGAGAAATCCAGTCCCCGAGAAAGTCATTAACTTAGGGGAAGTTAAAGGGTGGCTTGTCGTACTAAAGCTTGTGATGGTTTTTACATAGGTCATAACGCTGGAATTTGAACCATCGCCACCACCTCCACCGCCGCCACACCCAAGCATCAAGGTAGAAAAAAACAGATATAAGAGTAAAGATTTGGGTTTCATCACAACGTTGAAATCGACACTGTTTCACTTTACTTGATAGATCTACAAGTGCCAACCACAAACTGATAAAGTTACCCCTGTTCCAACCGATTCATAAGACGTCATGTTTAAGAAGTTTTTCCTGTTGACCTGCTTGCTCCTGTCTGTTTGGACGGGCGTGCTCGCGCAAGACAAACCCACAGCATCACGTGCTCTGCTTGCTCGTCCGCCGCAATCTGGCGCTGAGCCCATGCTGTTGCTGGGCCCCAAAAATCGGCCCTACACAGAAATTTTGGTTCATACCACCAAGCTGGACTACTTTGATTGCAACGGCATCGTGGCTCCGTGGTTTCGAGAATTGATCGTGGCAGAGATGAATTACTTTGCCGAATTAGTTGAACTGCCATTCGTCAAAGGTGATGCGTGCGTGGTCAGCATTGGCACAGACAAAAGCCTCACACCTGGGCGCATCAACATTCACCTCTATGTGAACCAGCAACGTCTCACAGCTTGCGTGCGCAACGAACAATGCCCCGTGTTTCGCAGCATCAGCCTCATTCCAAAAGACAAGGTGCTGTATCGGTCTTACTTCTTGTCAGATATGTCTCGCAAGCTGATTTCTCAGCAATGCGTGACCGATAAAGGCAAGCTGCACACGGACACCACCTGCTACACAGTCCAGTAAAAGCTTTTTTGCCTGCTGGGCTAAAGCCTCCCCTTGAACAGTCGATCTTCTAGGGATATGCGTTTTCTCTCCTCCACACTCTTTGCTGCCGTTCTTGTTCTGACAAACCTTGTGGTTTCGCCAGCCTTGGCTAGTGACCCGCCTAAAAAGCCTGCAGCCAAAGAAGAGCCGCCTAAGCCGAAGTTCGACTACGTCGAAGAAGCGGGTGAGCCTGGCCGCAGCGGCTATGTGTACAAGCGCGTGGCCAAGCCTAAGTTTGAAGAGCCCGAAACTATCCCTAAAGCCCCTTTCCCCGAACCACCTGAACCGCCAGAGCCGCCAAAGAAGGACGACCACGGCAAAAAAGATGACCATGGCGCGCCTAAGAAAGAAGAAAAGAAGGACGACGGCCACGGCGCTCCGCCTAAGAAGGACGAGAAGAAAAAAGACGATGGCCACGGTGGCGGCCATGGCAAAGACGTCAAAAAGCCTGCGGCTCCAGCGGTCAGTGCGGTGTACGACTCTGCTGTCATCAAGCTCGATGGCAACAACCGCCCGTTAACGCCGGTAATTTTTACCAATAAGTTTGCCGACTACTTTGTTTGCTACAAGACCATCAAGCCCAAGTTCCAAGAGCAGATACTGGCCGAAATGAACACCTTCGCCGATCGCATGGGCTTGCCGCGTGCGCAAGACATGCCCTGCATGATCAAGATTGCCAAAGCCAACACCAAATTCCCGGGTGCTGTTTACATTGAGTTTTATACCGATGTGAAGGCCGAGAAAGAGTGCATCAAGATGGGTGAATGTGGCTCCACGCGATTGATGATGCTGTTCCCAAAGGACAAGACCGGAATCAAAAGCAAAGAGGTGTACCGCTCGTATGTGCTGACGGACGAAAAGAAGTTTCGCCGAGCTAATTTTTGTGTGAGTCCTGATGGGCAGTTTGTGGGTGAAAAACACTGCTACGTTGTGCTGCACCCTGATTGGCTGTTCAACTGACAACGGCTGAAAAAATTGGCCTGTCCGACAGGAATCGAACCTGTGACCCACAACTTAGAAGGTTGTTGCTCTATCCAACTGAGCTACGGACAGAAATGAAAAAAGGCCTCGATGAACGAGGCCTTTTTTGCTTTTGTGGTCGGGGCGATAGGATTCGAACCTACGACCCTCTGGTCCCAAACCAGATGCGCTACCAGGCTGCGCTACGCCCCGAAGCCGTTATTGTAACCCGCAAATTGCCCGTTTTCCGAATCACCCCCTAGGAAAATCTACAGACCGCATTGATTCACAATTGAGCCGTGAAAATTGATTTTGATGGCATCCAAGCCTTCGTGGTGACCGCAGAGCTCGGTGGCTTCAACAAAGCCGCTGAACAACTGCACATCACGCAGACCGCACTGACGCGCCGCGTGCAAAAACTCGAAGCCTATTTGGGCTTGAAACTGCTCGACCGAACCACACGGCGTGTCGAGATGACTGCGGTTGGTCGCGATTTCTTGCCCCAAGCACGCACCATCGTGAATGAGATGACCTCTGCCGTCGGCCGCCTCAAAGACATGTCGCAGCACGCCAAAGGTAATTTCACCCTCGCCTGCGTACCCAGCATGGCTGCGCACATGCTGCCCCAATTGATTCGCCAATATGCCGATGTCTGCCCTGGTAACCGCATCCGGTTGTTGGACGCTGCATCTTACGAGGTACGCCAAGCCGTGCTCAACCACCAAGCCGAGATTGGCATTGCAGTGAATGGCGAAACACACCCAGACTTGGTTGAAACGCCCTTGTTTGACGACCCCTTGGTGTTCATCTGCCTTGACACACACCCGCTCCAAGGAAAAAACATGGTCACTTGGGTAGACATGCGCGAGGCCGACTTGATTGTGGTGAGTAACTTCATGGCCACCCGTGTTTTTATGGACTACCAACTCGCCAAGCATGGCATTCGGCTCAATGGTAGTTACGAGGTGCAGCACCACGCCACGGCCATCAATTTGGTCGCTGCCGGCGTAGGCTGCGCCATTCTGCCTTCGTCCACTCTGCTCGAAGGTGACCGAGCCCATGTGCGCAAAATCACGTTGACAGGGCCTGTCGTAAAGCGCAAAGTAACCTTGTTACGTCGCAAAAACACTAGCCTTTCACCAGCGGCTCAGGCCTTCTTTCAATTGATTCAAAAAGAACACCCGGCCCCTCAAAAGTCAAAATCCAGATTGATGCGTAAATCGACATAATCAAACCAGATATTTCACTTCTTAATATAACCATTTGAGCCGACACTCAAAGACATGACAATTCAAACCAGTGTTATGTCTCCAGACGTTTTAGTGATCGGCGGGGGCAATGCAGCCCTCTGCGCTGCCTTGATGGCCGCCGAAGGCGGAGCCTCTGTCTTGATGCTTGAATCTGCACCCCGAGAATGGCGCGGTGGCAATTCAGGACACACCCGTAACCTGCGCTGCATGCACGATGCACCACAAGACGTGCTGGTCGACGCTTATCCAGAAGAAGAGTATTGGCAAGACTTACTCAAAGTCACAGGTGGCATCACCAACGAAAAACTAGCCCGCTTGGTCATCCGTGCATCTTCCACCTGTCGCGATTGGATGCGCAAACACGGCGTGCACTTTCAGCCACCTCTCTCAGGCGCCTTGCATGTGGCACGCACCAATGCGTTTTTTATGGGCGGCGGCAAAGCTTTGGTCAATGCGTATTACCGCAGCGCTGAAAAATTAGGCGTGCAAATTCGATACAGCTCACCCGTCGACAAACTCGACATTCAAAATGGTCAATTCGTGGCAGCCTACGTGGGCAACAAACGCATCACGGCTAAAAGTTGCGTATTGGCCGCTGGCGGCTTCGAGTCCAACCTCGAATGGCTGCGCGAAGCATGGGGACAAAACGAGTGCGGTGAATGGCCTACCGACAACTTCTTGATTCGTGGCACGAAATTCAACCAAGGCGTATTACTCAAGCACCTGTTGGCGCATGGCGCAGACCGCATTGGTGACCCCACCCAAGCCCACATGGTGGCGATTGATGCACGCGCCCCCTTGTATGACGGTGGCATTTGCACACGCATTGATTGCGTGTCGCTCGGCGTGGTGGTCAACCGCGATGGCCAACGCTTTTACGACGAAGGCGAAGATTTCTGGCCCAAGCGCTACGCCATTTGGGGGCGATTGGTGGCGCAGCAGCCGGGGCAAATTGGCTACTCCATCATCGATGCCAAGGCCATTGGCCGCTTCATGCCCCCCGTTTTCCCCGGCGTGCAAGCCAACACCTTGCCTGAGCTGGCTCAAAAACTCGGCTTGCCCACAGACACCTTCATGCAAACGCTCAACGATTACAACCGCGCGTGCCGCATCGGCACGTTTGACCACACCAGCTTGGACGACTGCCACACCGAAGGCGTGACGCCTGCCAAAACACACTGGGCTCGCCCCATCGACACAGGCCCGTTTTACGGCTACGCCTTGCGCCCTGGCATCACCTTCACCTACCTAGGCCTCAAGACCGATGAAACAGCGGCTGTGCGATTTAACGATATCCCCAGCAATAACCTTTTTGTGGCGGGCGAAATGATGTCTGGCAACGTGCTGGGCAAGGGCTACACCGCCGGTGTGGGTATGTCGATTGGCACAGCGTTTGGCCGCATCGCGGGCATGCAAGCTGCTTTAGCTTCCAAGGAGGTGACACATGCAAACGCTTGATGCCCTCACCCGCGATGCACGCGCTTTGGCCAATGGCGACGCCATGATGTCTGCGCCTGAAACCGAAGTGGCGCGACAGCTGCAAATTTGCAATGCCTGCCGTTACTGCGAAGGCTTTTGCGCCATGTTTCCTGCGATGACGCGTCGTTTGGAATTTGGCAAAGCAGACATCCATTACCTTGCGAACCTGTGCCACAACTGTGGCGCCTGTTTGCATGCCTGCCAATACGCACCACCGCATGAGTTTGCCGTCAACGTGCCGCAAGCCATGGCGCAAGTGCGAGGACAAACCTATGCAGACTACGCATGGCCACCCGCCTTAGGCGCACTCTACAAACGCAATGGACTCACTGTGTCTTTGGCACTGGCCGCGGGCTTGTCACTGTTCTTGCTGCTGGCCTTGCAGATGAATGACACCTTGTGGCCTAACAACTTAGGCGGCAACTTTTACAACCTGTTCCCGCATAACCTCTTGGTGAGTTTGTTTGCGCCTGTGTTTTTGTTTGCGACATTAGCGCTAGCGCTCGGCGCACGACGCTTCTGGCGTGACATCACACCCGCCACCAGCGGCGCTGCACTCACCTCACCAGCAACAAACGAAGCCACACATGCCGTGTTGCGCTTGAAGTATCTGGATGGTGGCCACGGCGAAGGTTGTAACAACGAAGACGATGCCTTCACACTCTCGCGCCGTCGAGCACACCACCTCACCTTCTATGGCTTCATGCTGTGCTTTGCAGCCACCAGTTTGGCCACGGTGTATCACTACGCATTCGGCTGGGTCGCACCATATGACTTGCCCAGCTTGCCAAAGATTTTGGGTGCTATTGGCGGCGTGAGCTTGCTACTGGGAACAGCGGGTTTGTTCAAACTCAATTTGCATCGCCACCCCATGCATGGGGATGCTGCACAAAAACCCATGGACTTGGGCTTCATTGCCTTGTTGTTTTTCACCAGCTTGAGCGGATTGGCTTTGTGGCTAGGTCGAGGCAATGCAGCGATGCCCGCATTGCTGGCGATTCACTTAGGCGTGGTGATGGCCTTGTTTGCCACCCTACCCTACGGCAAATTTGCACACGGTATTTTTAGAACCGCAGCTTTGCTGCGCTTCGCAGTAGAAAAACGACAACCCAACCCCATCGGTGTGGGTAGCGAATAACTTGAAGGAGATCAATATGAACAAACGTACTTT contains:
- a CDS encoding glutathione S-transferase, with product MTLKLCGFAVSNYYNKLKIQLLEKAVPFEEDLVWVNPVEPATFLRSPMGKVPFLETPQGCISESAVCAEYIEQAYPHHPLMPTDAFEAAKVREIITYLELHVELVARELYPQAFFGGKVDEATQARVRKQLAKGVEGLAKLLKFSPYVAGDTFTLADCSAIVNLPLASMASKAVYGEDLLAHLPVKAYSQQMAERASVQKVNVDRKACMALMAERMAKKNS
- a CDS encoding Crp/Fnr family transcriptional regulator → MDDPILNIEEREAINAGRWFSSLSPSLRHDILRCAYVKRCKDGDLIAARGDSADEWMACARGAVRVSSTSLSGKQITFTYVEPGIWFGDVAILDGDRRTHDVYAHGDTSILCVAKADFQKILSQHVEFYDAMLRLQARRIRQLFGLVEDLNTLPLRSRLAKQLLHLARSYGVQSLTNAQEIRIGLHLAQEELAQLLGASRQRVNQELKAMEREEAIRIEPGGLVIRNRDALLQISEADH
- a CDS encoding phosphotransferase, with product MSRDDAHTSQPMSAAHRIDTAALAAWLSANLPGFEGPISLEMFKGGQSNPTYQLITPAKSYVMRTKPGPVAKLLPSAHAIEREFKVMQGLHGTDVPVPQMHVLCEDESIIGRAFYVMEFVPGRVLWDQTLPGMANAERGAIYDEMNRVIAALHTVKFAERGLENYGRPGNYFERQIGRWSKQYVASVTQPIDEMDKLMAWLPANMPASAKDDSKVSIVHGDYRLDNLMFHPTEPRVLAVLDWELSTLGHPLADFSYLCMGWHISPGTFRGIGGVDIAALGIPSESENIHRYCDRTGLATPADLKADWNFYLAYNMFRIAAILQGIAKRVEAGTASSDQAKANGAGARPMAQLAWRFAQQA
- a CDS encoding acyl-CoA dehydrogenase family protein, producing MNFDYSDKVKGLQVRLLAFMDEYVYPNEQRFFEEIAANRAKGNAWIPTELVEELKPKARAADLWNLFIPHSPRVPEGLSNLEYAPLCEIMGRVPFAAEVFNSSAPDTGNMETFERYASEALKVQWLEPLLRGDIRSAFLMTEPAVASSDATNIQCSIVREGNEYVINGTKWWSSGAGDPRCAVYIVMGKTDPTAPKHAQQSMVVVPANTPGVKVVRPLSVFGYDDAPHGHMEVTLTNVRVPVENLLLGEGRGFEIAQGRLGPGRIHHCMRSIGAAERALELMCKRLNSRVAFGKPLSTQGVWHERIANARIMIEQARLLTLKAAYMMDTVGNKEARAEIAMIKVIAPNMASQVIDWAIQAHGAAGISDDFPLAYAYCTQRWLRLADGPDEVHRQSIAKLELARHINSAQQDIDMPITRGS
- a CDS encoding glutathione binding-like protein, producing MIDVYSWPTPNGHKVHIMLEECGLRLGRDWLAHPVNIGQGDQFTPEFLKISPNNKIPALVDPHGPDGKPISLFESGAILLYLASKTGKLLPKSDRAKFEVLQWLMFQMGGVGPMLGQAHHFRIYAPEKIDYAYNRYTNEAKRLYGVMDNRLQHSKFIGGNSYSIADIAIFPWLRSWQNQGIDWADYPHLKAWFDLIAARPAVQRGVQVLADLRKPLTNDKAKDILFGSTQFAKR
- a CDS encoding LysR family transcriptional regulator, whose amino-acid sequence is MKIDFDGIQAFVVTAELGGFNKAAEQLHITQTALTRRVQKLEAYLGLKLLDRTTRRVEMTAVGRDFLPQARTIVNEMTSAVGRLKDMSQHAKGNFTLACVPSMAAHMLPQLIRQYADVCPGNRIRLLDAASYEVRQAVLNHQAEIGIAVNGETHPDLVETPLFDDPLVFICLDTHPLQGKNMVTWVDMREADLIVVSNFMATRVFMDYQLAKHGIRLNGSYEVQHHATAINLVAAGVGCAILPSSTLLEGDRAHVRKITLTGPVVKRKVTLLRRKNTSLSPAAQAFFQLIQKEHPAPQKSKSRLMRKST
- the tcuA gene encoding FAD-dependent tricarballylate dehydrogenase TcuA, encoding MSPDVLVIGGGNAALCAALMAAEGGASVLMLESAPREWRGGNSGHTRNLRCMHDAPQDVLVDAYPEEEYWQDLLKVTGGITNEKLARLVIRASSTCRDWMRKHGVHFQPPLSGALHVARTNAFFMGGGKALVNAYYRSAEKLGVQIRYSSPVDKLDIQNGQFVAAYVGNKRITAKSCVLAAGGFESNLEWLREAWGQNECGEWPTDNFLIRGTKFNQGVLLKHLLAHGADRIGDPTQAHMVAIDARAPLYDGGICTRIDCVSLGVVVNRDGQRFYDEGEDFWPKRYAIWGRLVAQQPGQIGYSIIDAKAIGRFMPPVFPGVQANTLPELAQKLGLPTDTFMQTLNDYNRACRIGTFDHTSLDDCHTEGVTPAKTHWARPIDTGPFYGYALRPGITFTYLGLKTDETAAVRFNDIPSNNLFVAGEMMSGNVLGKGYTAGVGMSIGTAFGRIAGMQAALASKEVTHANA
- the tcuB gene encoding tricarballylate utilization 4Fe-4S protein TcuB, which encodes MQTLDALTRDARALANGDAMMSAPETEVARQLQICNACRYCEGFCAMFPAMTRRLEFGKADIHYLANLCHNCGACLHACQYAPPHEFAVNVPQAMAQVRGQTYADYAWPPALGALYKRNGLTVSLALAAGLSLFLLLALQMNDTLWPNNLGGNFYNLFPHNLLVSLFAPVFLFATLALALGARRFWRDITPATSGAALTSPATNEATHAVLRLKYLDGGHGEGCNNEDDAFTLSRRRAHHLTFYGFMLCFAATSLATVYHYAFGWVAPYDLPSLPKILGAIGGVSLLLGTAGLFKLNLHRHPMHGDAAQKPMDLGFIALLFFTSLSGLALWLGRGNAAMPALLAIHLGVVMALFATLPYGKFAHGIFRTAALLRFAVEKRQPNPIGVGSE